The Pyrus communis chromosome 9, drPyrComm1.1, whole genome shotgun sequence genome has a segment encoding these proteins:
- the LOC137745991 gene encoding receptor-like protein kinase FERONIA, whose amino-acid sequence MRRIPGSVSRFFFPRKKSSHENYKNTEKDWAFPEELCRRFSLAEITTATQCFDASLFIGSGVFGSVYKGRIKVNGDEDRTDVVAIKRIFTDSEHQVRQFRAEVELLCQLRHTNLISLIGFCQENGECFIVYNYMPNGSLRDYLYETCNIKNKDAFPLTWKQRLKICIGVARAIHYLHAGVKHTIIHRNVKCWNILLDQNLVPKLSGFVLSKRGPPVLSNALIRLNSELAGTKGYIDPEYVWSGQLTEKSDVFSFGMVLFEVLCAKSCTRDIPECVEKGDTFPAMIDPFLVGKVAPGCLRKFMNIAERCVRLSGAERPTMGEVEVELECALELQESTDAIKQLKELGTTASSSLAPPPPAAAHDMEDYTYQDISFSEINENLPHIYLREWP is encoded by the coding sequence ATGAGGCGTATTCCAGGGTCTGTCTCGCGTTTCTTCTTTCCTCGGAAGAAGTCATCacatgaaaattataagaacaCCGAGAAAGATTGGGCCTTTCCAGAAGAATTATGCCGTCGCTTTTCACTTGCCGAGATCACAACAGCGACTCAATGTTTTGATGCGAGCTTATTTATTGGTAGTGGTGTCTTTGGCTCAGTATACAAAGGGCGTATTAAGGTCAATGGGGATGAGGACAGGACAGACGTGGTTGCAATCAAGCGCATTTTCACAGATTCAGAACACCAAGTGCGTCAGTTCAGGGCAGAGGTGGAGTTACTGTGCCAGCTCCGCCACACCAACCTCATCTCCCTCATCGGATTCTGCCAAGAAAATGGAGAGTGCTTCATTGTTTACAATTACATGCCCAATGGTTCCCTTCGTGATTATCTTTATGAAACTtgcaatattaaaaataaagatGCCTTTCCCTTGACTTGGAAGCAAAGGCTGAAAATTTGTATTGGGGTGGCGCGCGCAATACACTACCTTCACGCAGGGGTTAAGCATACGATCATCCACCGAAACGTGAAATGCTGGAACATTCTATTGGACCAAAACTTGGTCCCCAAGCTTTCAGGCTTCGTGTTGTCTAAGAGGGGTCCTCCTGTCTTGTCAAATGCATTAATCAGACTGAACTCGGAGCTGGCCGGTACAAAGGGCTATATTGATCCAGAGTATGTATGGTCTGGCCAACTCACCGAAAAATCTGATGTCTTCTCATTTGGAATGGTGTTATTCGAAGTTTTGTGTGCCAAATCTTGCACAAGAGATATACCTGAATGCGTGGAAAAGGGTGATACTTTCCCTGCTATGATTGATCCATTTCTGGTGGGAAAAGTAGCTCCAGGTTGTTTGAGAAAATTTATGAACATCGCCGAGAGATGTGTGCGTCTATCAGGAGCTGAACGGCCCACGATGGGTGAAGTGGAGGTAGAACTTGAGTGCGCACTGGAGTTGCAGGAGAGCACGGACGCCATTAAGCAGCTCAAGGAGTTGGGGACAACTGCAAGTAGTTCTcttgctcctcctcctcctgctgCTGCACATGACATGGAAGACTATACCTACCAAGATATTTCATTTTCTGAGATCAATGAAAATTTACCACATATATATTTGCGGGAGTGGCCGTGA
- the LOC137744162 gene encoding receptor-like protein kinase ANXUR2, with protein sequence MFRCVMGQSVSHFFSLRKKKQKDWAFPEELCRRFTYAEISAATQCFDQTLCIGSGGFGSVYKGRIKVYGDEDRKDVVAIKRFSRDSKQGVREFRAEVQLLCQLRHPNLISLIGFCQENGECIIVYDYMPNGSLFDYIFDTSSFKHKDPLPLTWKQRLKICIGVARSIHYLHAGVKHAVIHRDVKCSNVLLDQNLVPKLSDFGLSKMGPPTLSNALIRLNSNYAVLGTFGYVDPEYALSGQFTEKSDVFSFGVVLFEILSAKHSKEIPGIRMTLPADILDPSLMGTIAPDCLIKYLDIIQRCVRPTGALRPTMGEVEVELERAVELQERADAEKELSTTSTPLGGPADCAYDYQGISVSEINDAFSFLRGSPNGSADLDSNSIDVSVLSDDSGSEFEYSGQ encoded by the coding sequence ATGTTTCGATGTGTGATGGGGCAGTCTGTCTCCCATTTCTTCTCTCTTcggaagaagaaacaaaaagattGGGCGTTTCCAGAAGAACTATGCCGTCGTTTTACATATGCCGAGATCAGTGCAGCAACTCAGTGTTTCGACCAAACCTTATGTATTGGTAGTGGTGGCTTTGGCTCAGTATACAAAGGGCGTATTAAGGTCTATGGGGATGAGGACAGGAAAGACGTCGTTGCAATCAAGCGCTTTTCCAGAGATTCAAAACAGGGAGTGCGTGAGTTCAGGGCGGAGGTACAGCTACTATGCCAGCTCCGCCATCCCAACCTCATCTCTCTCATCGGATTCTGCCAAGAAAATGGAGAGTGTATCATTGTATACGACTACATGCCCAACGGTTCCCTCTTTGATTACATCTTTGATACTTCCAGTTTTAAACATAAAGATCCCCTTCCCTTGACTTGGAAGCAAAGGCTGAAAATTTGTATCGGGGTGGCGCGTTCAATACACTACCTCCACGCAGGGGTTAAGCATGCTGTCATCCATCGAGACGTGAAATGCTCCAACGTTCTATTGGACCAAAACTTGGTGCCCAAGCTTTCTGACTTCGGGTTGTCCAAGATGGGTCCTCCTACTTTGTCAAATGCATTAATCAGATTGAACTCCAATTATGCGGTGTTAGGTACATTCGGGTATGTTGATCCAGAGTATGCTTTGTCCGGCCAGTTTACAGAGAAATCTGACGTCTTCTCATTTGGAGTGGTGTTATTCGAAATATTGTCTGCCAAACATTCGAAAGAGATACCAGGAATACGCATGACTCTCCCAGCTGATATTCTGGATCCATCTCTCATGGGAACAATAGCTCCGGATTGTTTGATAAAATATTTGGACATCATCCAAAGATGTGTCCGCCCTACGGGAGCCCTACGGCCAACGATGGGTGAAGTGGAGGTGGAACTTGAGCGTGCTGTGGAGCTGCAGGAGAGAGCAGATGCCGAAAAGGAATTGAGTACAACTAGCACTCCTCTTGGTGGTCCTGCTGACTGTGCCTACGATTATCAAGGGATATCAGTTTCCGAAATTAATGATGCTTTCTCGTTTCTGAGAGGCAGCCCAAACGGATCTGCTGATCTTGATTCAAATAGTATTGATGTTTCAGTACTTTCCGATGACAGTGGCTCTGAATTCGAATATTCCGGCCAGTAA